One Corythoichthys intestinalis isolate RoL2023-P3 chromosome 9, ASM3026506v1, whole genome shotgun sequence DNA window includes the following coding sequences:
- the zbtb49 gene encoding zinc finger and BTB domain-containing protein 49 isoform X2: MDTLSSHSSYLLQQLQEQRIQGMLCDCMLVVKGVCFKAHKNVLAAFSSYFRSLFQNSPSQKNEVFNLVIQDVSGIGQLLDYMYTSHLDINQENVQALLDIAQCLQVPNVQSMCNTFLKPCPPPVEIPSFSLQGMLTSEHDCLLGSSLPNDVDLPCSTEVQRASFMEQTKRMPMSMPNSAPSDSGSGSQPPVEKQLVHGYKLRNFYSKQYFKQSAIQASNRGPGPSVVVEESQCELGLSQVGNHSNLSSGNAVQPTPTCTSLAADKNHVSALTPSDSLNNPSSDHADSMLNVPVRPKKTVYLKKYNYLRSQKALEEMFAESVSEPILNCSKGTPQEDSAVQIGTQEAPVENLVTVREESPKTLSVAEIPKQSSTNQEEQGLQTVPEAPQRTGHKYSCNLCGKIFKHPSNLEMHKRSHTGEKPFECNICGKNFSQAGNLQTHLRRHSGEKPFICELCGKCFTASGDVHRHKVVHTGEKPHLCDICGRGFNNLSNLKEHKRTHATDKTFTCDQCGKSFNTHRNLLKHKACHGGEKPHSCPTCGKCFIGSGDLQRHIRSHTGEKPYLCSTCGKSFTRSAMLRKHSNMHCKGVPADGDITENSEQTLSSDTGPEKPSPPVSSPPTPNVETPPLGIQLSPASTPTSLPELRSLVPHHLLATSHQERSTALPGPDHMKLPKQHIPQEVEYGPYIENGPMGGEMGRGLLGKPYLPVQDNYCATRSNSGLYRSSEGNFISSVTLWGIAMKTLQNDNEMDQ; the protein is encoded by the exons ATGGACACACTATCCAGCCACAGCTCTTACTTGCTTCAGCAGCTTCAAGAGCAGAGGATTCAGGGAATGCTCTGCGACTGCATGTTGGTGGTCAAAGGGGTTTGCTTCAAAGCCCACAAAAATGTCCTGGCAGCTTTCAGCTCCTATTTCAG ATCTTTATTCCAGAATTCTCCCAGTcagaaaaatgaagtgtttaaCTTGGTTATCCAGGATGTTAGTGGCATTGGCCAATTATTAGACTACATGTACACCTCCCATCTTGACATCAATCAAGAAAATGTACAGGCACTCCTTGACATCGCTCAGTGTTTGCAAGTTCCAAATGTCCAAAGCATGTGTAACACATTCCTCAAGCCTTGCCCCCCACCAGTGGAAATCCCATCATTTTCTCTCCAAGGGATGTTGACATCAGAGCATGACTGCCTTCTGGGAAGCAGCCTGCCTAATGATGTTGACCTCCCCTGTTCCACTGAAGTACAAAGAGCAAGCTTCATGGAGCAAACAAAACGAATGCCTATGTCTATGCCTAACAGTGCTCCGAGTGACTCGGGTAGCGGCTCCCAGCCACCTGTAGAAAAACAATTAGTACATGGGTACAAGCTCCGCAATTTCTACAGTAAGCAATACTTTAAACAAAGTGCAATTCAGGCCTCAAACCGAGGTCCAGGCCCTTCAGTTGTTGTGGAGGAGTCACAGTGTGAGCTCGGGCTAAGCCAAGTTGGCAACCACTCGAATTTATCCTCAGGAAATGCAGTTCAGCCCACCCCAACTTGCACATCCTTGGCAGCTGACAAAAACCATGTGTCTGCTCTGACACCCTCCGATAGTTTAAACAACCCCAGCTCTGACCATGCAGACTCCATGCTTAATGTTCCGGTCCGTCCAAAGAAGACAGTTTACCTAAAGAAATACAACTATCTACGTTCTCAAAAGGCCTTGGAGGAAATGTTTGCAGAATCAGTCAGCGAGCCCATCCTTAACTGCTCCAAAGGCACTCCCCAAGAAGATTCTGCAGTCCAGATTGGGACTCAAGAAGCTCCTGTTGAAAACCTTGTTACTGTTAGAGAAGAGTCACCCAAGACACTATCAGTTGCTGAAATTCCAAAGCAGTCATCCACAAACCAAGAGGAGCAAGGACTGCAGACTGTGCCCGAAGCACCACAGCGAACGGGACATAAATATTCCTGCAATTTGTGTGGGAAAATCTTCAAACACCCAAGCAACCTGGAGATGCACAAACGCTCACATACtg GTGAGAAGCCCTTTGAGTGTAACATTTGTGGGAAGAACTTCTCCCAG gCTGGAAATTTGCAGACACACTTGCGGCGGCATTCTGGAGAGAAACCCTTCATCTGCGAGTTGTGTGGCAAATG CTTCACTGCATCGGGGGATGTCCACCGTCACAAAGTGGTGCACACAGGCGAAAAGCCTCATCTATGTGATATATGCGGTCGAG GATTTAACAACTTGAGCAATCTCAAAGAACACAAGAGGACACATGCCACAGACAAGACATTTACTTGTGACCAGTGTGGAAAATCGTTCAACACACACAGGAACCTTCTGAAGCACAAAGCTTGCCACGGTGGTGAGAAACCACACAGTTGTCCCACCTGTG GGAAGTGCTTCATTGGCTCAGGGGACTTGCAGCGTCATATCCGGtctcacactggagaaaaaccctaTCTTTGCAGCACCTGTGGAAAAAGCTTCACCCGTTCAGCCATGTTGCGGAAACACAGTAACATGCACTGCAAGGGTGTACCAGCTGATGGCGACATAACAGAGAATTCTGAGCAGACACTGAGCTCAGATACAG GACCTGAGAAGCCATCACCACCTGTTTCTTCACCCCCAACACCCAATGTGGAAACTCCACCTCTAGGTATACAGCTTAGTCCGGCTTCTACCCCAACCTCCCTTCCAGAGCTACGATCCCTTGTACCGCACCATCTCCTCGCTACCTCCCACCAAGAGAGGAGTACTGCACTACCTGGCCCGGATCACATGAAGCTACCCAAGCAACACATCCCTCAAGAGGTTGAATACGGACCCTATATAGAGAATGGGCCAATGGGAGGTGAGATGGGTAGAGGTCTTTTAGGCAAACCTTACCTCCCTGTTCAAGACAACTACTGTGCTACTCGGTCTAATAGTGGCTTGTACAGATCGAGTGAAGGCAACTTCATATCAAGTGTAACTCTGTGGGGCATTGCAATGAAAACCTTGCAGAATGATAATGAAATGGATCAATAA
- the zbtb49 gene encoding zinc finger and BTB domain-containing protein 49 isoform X1 encodes MDTLSSHSSYLLQQLQEQRIQGMLCDCMLVVKGVCFKAHKNVLAAFSSYFRSLFQNSPSQKNEVFNLVIQDVSGIGQLLDYMYTSHLDINQENVQALLDIAQCLQVPNVQSMCNTFLKPCPPPVEIPSFSLQGMLTSEHDCLLGSSLPNDVDLPCSTEVQRASFMEQTKRMPMSMPNSAPSDSGSGSQPPVEKQLVHGYKLRNFYSKQYFKQSAIQASNRGPGPSVVVEESQCELGLSQVGNHSNLSSGNAVQPTPTCTSLAADKNHVSALTPSDSLNNPSSDHADSMLNVPVRPKKTVYLKKYNYLRSQKALEEMFAESVSEPILNCSKGTPQEDSAVQIGTQEAPVENLVTVREESPKTLSVAEIPKQSSTNQEEQGLQTVPEAPQRTGHKYSCNLCGKIFKHPSNLEMHKRSHTGEKPFECNICGKNFSQAGNLQTHLRRHSGEKPFICELCGKCFTASGDVHRHKVVHTGEKPHLCDICGRGFNNLSNLKEHKRTHATDKTFTCDQCGKSFNTHRNLLKHKACHGGEKPHSCPTCGKCFIGSGDLQRHIRSHTGEKPYLCSTCGKSFTRSAMLRKHSNMHCKGVPADGDITENSEQTLSSDTGVTLSKAMCHSDATSEQTYSALLPHTGPEKPSPPVSSPPTPNVETPPLGIQLSPASTPTSLPELRSLVPHHLLATSHQERSTALPGPDHMKLPKQHIPQEVEYGPYIENGPMGGEMGRGLLGKPYLPVQDNYCATRSNSGLYRSSEGNFISSVTLWGIAMKTLQNDNEMDQ; translated from the exons ATGGACACACTATCCAGCCACAGCTCTTACTTGCTTCAGCAGCTTCAAGAGCAGAGGATTCAGGGAATGCTCTGCGACTGCATGTTGGTGGTCAAAGGGGTTTGCTTCAAAGCCCACAAAAATGTCCTGGCAGCTTTCAGCTCCTATTTCAG ATCTTTATTCCAGAATTCTCCCAGTcagaaaaatgaagtgtttaaCTTGGTTATCCAGGATGTTAGTGGCATTGGCCAATTATTAGACTACATGTACACCTCCCATCTTGACATCAATCAAGAAAATGTACAGGCACTCCTTGACATCGCTCAGTGTTTGCAAGTTCCAAATGTCCAAAGCATGTGTAACACATTCCTCAAGCCTTGCCCCCCACCAGTGGAAATCCCATCATTTTCTCTCCAAGGGATGTTGACATCAGAGCATGACTGCCTTCTGGGAAGCAGCCTGCCTAATGATGTTGACCTCCCCTGTTCCACTGAAGTACAAAGAGCAAGCTTCATGGAGCAAACAAAACGAATGCCTATGTCTATGCCTAACAGTGCTCCGAGTGACTCGGGTAGCGGCTCCCAGCCACCTGTAGAAAAACAATTAGTACATGGGTACAAGCTCCGCAATTTCTACAGTAAGCAATACTTTAAACAAAGTGCAATTCAGGCCTCAAACCGAGGTCCAGGCCCTTCAGTTGTTGTGGAGGAGTCACAGTGTGAGCTCGGGCTAAGCCAAGTTGGCAACCACTCGAATTTATCCTCAGGAAATGCAGTTCAGCCCACCCCAACTTGCACATCCTTGGCAGCTGACAAAAACCATGTGTCTGCTCTGACACCCTCCGATAGTTTAAACAACCCCAGCTCTGACCATGCAGACTCCATGCTTAATGTTCCGGTCCGTCCAAAGAAGACAGTTTACCTAAAGAAATACAACTATCTACGTTCTCAAAAGGCCTTGGAGGAAATGTTTGCAGAATCAGTCAGCGAGCCCATCCTTAACTGCTCCAAAGGCACTCCCCAAGAAGATTCTGCAGTCCAGATTGGGACTCAAGAAGCTCCTGTTGAAAACCTTGTTACTGTTAGAGAAGAGTCACCCAAGACACTATCAGTTGCTGAAATTCCAAAGCAGTCATCCACAAACCAAGAGGAGCAAGGACTGCAGACTGTGCCCGAAGCACCACAGCGAACGGGACATAAATATTCCTGCAATTTGTGTGGGAAAATCTTCAAACACCCAAGCAACCTGGAGATGCACAAACGCTCACATACtg GTGAGAAGCCCTTTGAGTGTAACATTTGTGGGAAGAACTTCTCCCAG gCTGGAAATTTGCAGACACACTTGCGGCGGCATTCTGGAGAGAAACCCTTCATCTGCGAGTTGTGTGGCAAATG CTTCACTGCATCGGGGGATGTCCACCGTCACAAAGTGGTGCACACAGGCGAAAAGCCTCATCTATGTGATATATGCGGTCGAG GATTTAACAACTTGAGCAATCTCAAAGAACACAAGAGGACACATGCCACAGACAAGACATTTACTTGTGACCAGTGTGGAAAATCGTTCAACACACACAGGAACCTTCTGAAGCACAAAGCTTGCCACGGTGGTGAGAAACCACACAGTTGTCCCACCTGTG GGAAGTGCTTCATTGGCTCAGGGGACTTGCAGCGTCATATCCGGtctcacactggagaaaaaccctaTCTTTGCAGCACCTGTGGAAAAAGCTTCACCCGTTCAGCCATGTTGCGGAAACACAGTAACATGCACTGCAAGGGTGTACCAGCTGATGGCGACATAACAGAGAATTCTGAGCAGACACTGAGCTCAGATACAGGTGTCACGCTCAGCAAAGCTATGTGCCATAGTGATGCCACAAGTGAACAGACCTATTCTGCTCTGCTGCCTCACACAGGACCTGAGAAGCCATCACCACCTGTTTCTTCACCCCCAACACCCAATGTGGAAACTCCACCTCTAGGTATACAGCTTAGTCCGGCTTCTACCCCAACCTCCCTTCCAGAGCTACGATCCCTTGTACCGCACCATCTCCTCGCTACCTCCCACCAAGAGAGGAGTACTGCACTACCTGGCCCGGATCACATGAAGCTACCCAAGCAACACATCCCTCAAGAGGTTGAATACGGACCCTATATAGAGAATGGGCCAATGGGAGGTGAGATGGGTAGAGGTCTTTTAGGCAAACCTTACCTCCCTGTTCAAGACAACTACTGTGCTACTCGGTCTAATAGTGGCTTGTACAGATCGAGTGAAGGCAACTTCATATCAAGTGTAACTCTGTGGGGCATTGCAATGAAAACCTTGCAGAATGATAATGAAATGGATCAATAA